In a genomic window of Stegostoma tigrinum isolate sSteTig4 chromosome 43, sSteTig4.hap1, whole genome shotgun sequence:
- the LOC125449100 gene encoding oocyte zinc finger protein XlCOF7.1-like codes for MERENTILPGEKLYACPEHGQGFSQLSDLTSHKRNQTGKKPWKCGDCEKGFRSPSELEIHQHSHTGERPFTCSKCGKGFTQSSTLMSHHRVHTEERPFKCPDCGKCFKSSSNLMSHQRVHTDERPFKCLDCEKCYKSSRELLSHQHTHTGERPFRCPDCGKGYKSFGEQMRHQRVHTGERPFKCPDCEKCYRSSSNLMSHRRVHTDERPFRCPDCGKGYKGSSELVSHRRVHTDERPFKCRDCGKCFKSSGALMNHQRVHTDKRPFKCPECGNCFKRSGELVRHQRIHTEEKPFKCPDCGKCYKSSGELMSHQRVHTDERPFGCLNCGKCYKSSGDLMSHQQVHTDKRPFKCSVCGNCFKSSGKLISHQRIHTDEKPFRCFQCENRFRSSSELTVHQRTHTGERPFSCTECGRTFAQSFNLLTHQRVHTGERPFSCSKCGKRFTQSSILLRHQRVHTGKKANHLNVTLQEVQ; via the coding sequence ATGGAAAGAGAAAACACTATTCTCCCTGGCGAGAAGCTATACGCATGTCCTGAGCATGGACAAGGCTTCAGTCAGTTATCTGACCTCACAAGCCACAAGCGCAATCAGACTGGgaagaaaccatggaaatgtggagattgtgaGAAAGGATTCAGATCCCCATCGGAGCTGGAAATTCACCAACACAGTCACAcgggggagaggccattcacctgctccaagtgtgggaagggattcactcagtcatccaccCTGATGTCCCACCATCgtgttcacactgaggagagaccttttaaatgtccagaCTGTGGCAAGTGCTTTAAAAGTTCGAGCAATCTGATGTCCCACCAAagagttcacactgatgagagaccttttaaatgcctgGACTGTGAGAAGTGTTATAAAAGTTCCAGGGAACTGCTGTCCCATCAACATAcgcacactggggagagaccatttagATGTCCAGACTGTGGGAAGGGCTATAAAAGTTTTGGGGAACAGATGCGCCACCAACGTGTTCACACAGGAGAGAGACCCTTCAAATGCCCAGACTGCGAGAAGTGCTATAGAAGTTCCAGCAATCTGATGTCTCATCGGCGTgttcacactgacgagagaccaTTTAGATGTCCAGATTGTGGGAAGGGCTATAAAGGTTCCAGTGAACTGGTATCCCATCGACGTgttcacactgacgagagaccttttaaatgcagagactgtgggaagtgctttaaaagTTCTGGGGCATTGATGaaccatcaacgtgttcacactgacaagagaccttttaaatgcccagaatgTGGGAATTGCTTTAAACGCTCAGGGGAACTGGTACGCCATCAACGTATTCACACTGAGGAGAAACCTTTTAAGTGCCCGGACTGTGGAAAGTGCTATAAAAGTTCAGGGGAACTAATGTCCCATCAAcgagttcacactgatgagagacctttTGGATGTTTAAACTGTGGGAAATGCTATAAAAGTTCAGGGGATCTGATGTCCcatcaacaagttcacactgacaagagaccttttaaatgctcagTGTGTGGAAACTGCTTTAAAAGTTCAGGGAAGCTGATTTCCCATCAACGCATTCACACTGACGAGAAACCTTTCAGATGCTTCCAGTGCGAGAATAGATTCAGGTCATCATCTGAGCTCACTGTCCACCAGCGAacacacactggggagaggccattctcctGTACAGAGTGCGGGAGGACATTCGCACAGTCATTCAATCTGCTGActcaccagcgggttcacactggggaaaggccattcagctgctccaagtgtgggaagagattcactcagtcatccatcCTACTGAggcaccagcgagttcacactgggaagAAAGCAAACCATTTAAATGTGACACTGCAGGAAGTGCAATAA
- the LOC125449102 gene encoding gastrula zinc finger protein XlCGF8.2DB-like yields the protein MEKPWKCGDCGKGFNYPSQLEVHRRSHTGERPFTCSVCGKGFTHSYNLLTHQRVHTEERPFACPVCGKGFARSSHIVTHQLVHTDKRPFQCPNCEKSFKCRKDLMIHQRIHTGERPFTCSVCGMAFTQSSHLQTHQLAHSDNKLFNCSNCEKSFKSKKDLLTHQYTHTGERPFTCSVCGKGFTRPSGLLYHQRIHTGERPFTCSVCGKGFINSSNLLIHQQLHTGDRPFTCPDCGKGFTRSCNLLTHQQVHTKEKPFTCPVCGKGFTRSSNLMNHQRVHSGERPFTCPTCGKGFSQSSNLQTHQKIHTGERPFTCSECGKEFSHSSYLVKHQRVHTGERPFTCNVCGKGFIQSSHLLTHQRVHKQLQCLDSALADAAKHIQD from the coding sequence atggagaaaccatggaaatgtggtgactgtgggaagggattcaattacccatctcaACTGGAAGTTCATCgccgcagtcacactggggagaggccattcacctgctctgtttGTGGGAAGGGTTTCACCCATTCATAcaacctgctgacacaccaacgagttcacactgaggagaggcCATTCGCCTGtcctgtgtgtgggaagggatttgctcgaTCATCCCACATTGTGACTcaccaacttgtccacactgataAGAGACCATTTCAATGCCCAAACTGTGAGAAGAgttttaaatgcagaaaggatctGATGATACATCAACGtatccacactggggagaggccattcacctgctcagtcTGTGGGATggcattcactcagtcatcccacCTTCAGACGCATCAACTGGCTCATTCTGATAACAAACTTTTTAACTGTTCTAACTGCGAGAAGAGCTTTAAAAGCAAAAAggacctgctgacacaccagtaTACTCATacaggagagaggccattcacctgctctgtgtgtgggaagggattcactcgtcCATCTGGCCTGCTGTATCACCAGcggattcacacaggggagagaccattcacctgctctgtatgtgggaagggattcattaatTCATCCAACCTTTTGATACACCAGCAACTCCACACAGGAGATAGACCTTTCACCTGCcctgattgtgggaagggattcacccGTTCATGTAACCTTCTGACACATCAGCAGGTTCACACAAAGGAGAAACCTTTCACCTgccctgtgtgtgggaagggattcacgcGATCCTCCAACCTAATGAATCACCAACGAGTTCActctggagagaggccattcacttgTCCAacgtgtgggaagggattcagtcAGTCATCCAACCTGCAGACACACCAGAAgatccacactggggagaggccatttacctgctctgagtgtgggaaggaaTTTTCTCATTCATCCTACCTGGTgaaacaccagcgagttcacactggcgAGAGGCCGTTCACCTGTAATGTCTGTGGCAAGGGATTCATTCAGTCGTCCCATCTActaacacaccagcgagttcataaGCAACTGCAGTGTTTGGATTCTGCACTTGCTGATGCTGCTAAACATATCCAGGACTGA